A segment of the Melopsittacus undulatus isolate bMelUnd1 chromosome 13, bMelUnd1.mat.Z, whole genome shotgun sequence genome:
TGaccttcctgtgtttcagtttaaacctgtTTCATCAGGtgccatggacttgtgcacattcaagTTTCTAAGATGATCTCAAGCCTGATCCTTTCCTAGttcctgcttctgccttccaagacttgagcAGTGTGCTCAAAGAATTGTGAGGCTCATTCCTCAAATCCAGGGTCACCAGTTACCCAGTttccttctggagagggcccatgtTATCCTGAGCCTTCCTTTTGGCAGCAATACACCTATAGAAGCTCTTCCGGTTATCTTGGCCATCCCTGGCCAGACCCAATCCTGTCTGTGCCTGACCTGAACCACAGCATCCCCTGGGTGCTGTGAGAGCTGCCAGCCAAGCACTGGGAGCtcagccagctcctgctcccagcccccaCCTTgtcccctgctgctgcttgggggGCTCCCTTGggggctcctctgctcccagcacgATTCCATCCtcatctccctccttccctaCTGGGGCATCTCCTGCGGGATCCCCCTCCCCGTGTTCCCGACCCCAAGGATGCTCCCTGTCAGCACGGGGGCCATGCAGCACCTCCCTCCCTTGTCACAGCCCAGAATAGCAGTTCCAACAAGTGCTCTGGTTTTTAATGGCCCGTTTCTCCATGCCTGGGGGGGGATGTGACATTTCCCTGCCCTCTGCCGCAGCCCTGTGCCCTGTCTGGGGCGGGTGTTGCAACACCCTGGGTGCTGGCACCTTTATTTACCCTTGCACCCAGAGGTGTTCAGGGTTGCGATTCTGTTCACTGGGTGTGTAAATGGATCACGGGGGAGCAGCACTCGCTGCTTCCTCATTGTGTCCTTCCCTGCTGTGGGATATATCCCCCCCCCGCTGAAGATGCCAGGCTGGCtggtgctgggatgcagggggagATGCGCTCCTATTCCCGGGATTAAGGCCATGCAGGGCGCATGAGCCCTCCTTTTACGGCGGGGAttcaggagagcagggctctggCAGGCAGCCCGGGCACTGCTATTGTCCCTGCTCCGGATCCCGGCGGCTTTGGGGGGCTGAGAACCCCCCACCctggcctgtgctgctgggcctTGGGGTCTCAATGGGGTGGCAGCAGTGGGGTGGCACACGGGGGGAGCTTTGGTCCAGAGGTGATGGGGAAGGACCCTGCCTGTAGCTGACAGTGGTAATGGGTTAGGGGGGTACAGTGGGGTCCCTGGTCCAGAGGTGATGAGGGGAAGGTGCCTGCTTCTAGCTGATAGTGGCAGTAAGATGGCACACAGTGTGGTTCCCAGCCTGAGGGTGGAACAGGGGGGTCCCTGGTTTAGGGGATGATAAAGGTGCTTGTAGCTGACAGTGGTGATAAACGGGATACAGAGGAGTTCTTGGCCTGGAGGTGATGAGGGGGAAGTTTCCTGCGTACAGCTTACAGTGGTAATAGGGGAGCACAGGGGGGTTCCAGCCTGGAGGGCGGCACAGGGGTGATGAGGGGATGGTCCCCACCTGTAGCTGGCAGCGGTAACAGGGGGGTTGGGGGCGTCCCTGGTCCGGAGGTGATGGGAAGGTCGgtgcctgcagcacacagcagcaccggggggcacatgggggtcCCAGCAGGGGCTGTAGCCCCGGGGCTCCCATCGCGGGTAGGAGCGGCGGCTGCCGCCGGGGGGGGTGTGCGGgcgggggcgggggggggcggagcgGGCGGGGGGGCCGGTCCTGCCGGGTGCCGCCCCGCCGGTCACGTAGCTCTGCGGCACCGCAGCCCCATTTACCGCGGGGCCGGAGCTCGCAGCCCGCAGTCCGCGCTCATCGCCGCCCGCCCTGCACGGTAAGGGGGGACCGGGAGACGGGGGGTGGTGGGGGGGACCCCATCGGTGGGACCCCATCGGTGGGACCCCATCGGTGGGACCCCATCGGTGGGACCCGGCCGCCCCAGCAGGGCTCCGGGATGGATCCGTGCGACGCCATCCCGGGGatctggcagggctgggggggctcTGGAGCGGACGGACCCCCGGCAGGGGGGTGTTGTTGGATGGGGGCAGCCTGGAGCCAGCCCCTGCGCTGGCGCAGCCCGAGCCCAAGCGGTGCTGCCGGGGATCGCCGGCCCGGTGGGACGCACCCGGCCCGGACGGCGCCATCCCCGGGGTACCCCAGACCTCGGGGTACCGCAGGTCTCGGGTAGTACCACCCGTTGGGTCCACCCTCCTCAGGTAGCGCCATTCCCGGCGTGTTTCCGCCTCTCCCTTCCCCGGTGTCCCCGTCCCCGCGCTGCCGCCGTTCCCCGCGGGGTACCCTCGGCTCCGGGGTACCTCCATCCCCGGTCCCCCCGTGTCCCGTGCCTGCCCCGTGGTGCTGCGCTCCCTCAAGATGGCTGGGCTGGGGGCGGGCGAGCAGGCAGCAAAATGGCTGGGAGCTCCCCGGCATCCTCCACGAGGCCCGGGCCGGGGTGAGGGCAGCCGCCTGCTGATGCAACGCGCCCGCCCCGTGGGGGGGTCCCCGGTACCGGTGGCAGACGGAGGTGCCGCCCCGTCGGTGCGTGACTCAGAGCCCGTCTGCTCGCAGCCGCCACCATGACGCACCAATACCCCGCGCTGACGGCCGAGCAGAAGAAGGAGCTGTCGGACATCGCGCTGCGCATCGTGGCCCCGGGCAAGGGCATCTTGGCTGCAGATGAGTCCGTAGGTCAGTGGCTTTGGGGGGGAATCCATCCCGACACCCCTTCATCCGCTGCACCCGAGGCTGATGAGGGTGCTGGGTGCCCGCAGGGAGCATGGCGAAGCGCCTCAACCAGATCGGGGTGGAGAACACGGAGGAGAACCGCCGGCTGTACCGCCAGATCCTCTTCAGCGCCGACAGCCGGGTGAAGAAATGCATTGGGGGGGTCATCTTCTTCCACGAGACCATGTACCAGAAGGCTGACGATGGAACCCCCTTCGTGCAGATGATCAAGGATAAGGGCATCGTCGTGGGCATCAAGGTGTGGGGGGTGTCCGGTGGGTTTGGGGGGTGCTTGGAGGGTGCTGGTGGGGCTCAGCGCTGCTGTCCCCTTCTCTCTACAGGTAGACAAGGGTGTTGTGCCGCTGGCTGGGACCGATGGCGAGACCACCACGCAGGGTAGGTGCAGTGGGTAGTGGGATGGGTGCCGTGGGGtttggggctgtggggctgacaCGCTGTCTGGCAGGTCTGGATGGGCTGTCGGAGCGTTGTGCCCAGTACAAGAAGGATGGGGCTGACTTTGCCAAGTGGCGCTGTGTGCTGAAGATCAGTGACAACACTCCCTCTCCCCTCGCCATCATGGAGAATGCCAATGTCCTGGCCCGCTATGCCAGCATCTGCCAGCAGGTATGTGTCTGTGCCCAGGCATCGCCCCACAGGGTGGGCATTGACCCATGGGATGGGTGTTGACCCCACAGACCCATGGGGCTCAGCATTGCGCCTGTGCCTGGGTATCCCCCCTGGAGCTGTATATCAACCCATGGGCTAGGCAGCACTCACATGGATGGGCATTGCCCCCCAGAACCAGGCATTGCCCCATAGGGTGGGCATCACCCATGGGATCAAGCACGAATTCATGGGAATAGGCATTTTTTCATGGGGCTGGGCATCAGCCCACAAACATGGACATTGTTCCATGGAGCTCAATGCCCAAGGGTGGGCATTGAGCCTCGGGGCTGAGCATCATCCTGGGTCCAGTCATTGGTCCTCATGGGGATATCCATGGACATCCCTATGATGGCATCTGCATGGTGTTTGCAGAACGGCATCGTGCCCATCGTGGAACCAGAGATCCTGCCTGATGGTGACCACGACCTCAAGCGCTGCCAGTACGTGACGGAGAAGGTGAGTGCTGGGGtaggcagcagggcaggcaccCTGCCctctgggctgtgctgtgccagagGGACTCCATGCTGCCTGTCCCCACCAGGTGCTGGCAGCTGTCTACAAGGCACTGAGCGACCACCATGTCTACCTGGAGGGCACCCTGCTGAAGCCCAACATGGTGACCCCAGGGCACTCCTGCCCCACCAAGTACAGCCCTGAGGAGATTGCCATGGCCACTGTCACTGCCCTGCGTCGCACCGTGCCCCCCGCCGTGCCAGGTACCAGCACCAGGACAGGATGGGGACACAAAGGGGGATGCCCTGCGGCCCCTCACAGTGAGCCGTAaccctgctctctgcaggtgTCACCTTCCTGTCCGGGGGTCAGAGCGAGGAGGAGGCTTCCATCAACCTCAACGCCATCAACACGTGCCCGCTGATGCGGCCATGGGCTCTCACCTTCTCCTATGGGCGGGCGCTGCAGGCATCGGCGCTGAGCGCCTGGCGCGGGCAGAGGGACAACGCCACCGCTGCCACTGAGGAGTTCGTCAAGCGTGCAGAGGTGATGGGGTGGCACCAGGGACGGTGCCCCTTGGGATAGGGGATGCTGAGGGTGATGGGAGACGCCGAGGGCTGTGCCCCATAGGACAAGGGATGTCATGGTCCCCATGGAGGGGATTCAGCATTGTCTCCATGGGGGACAGTGAGAGTTTGGTCCCCATGGGAAAATGGGGATGCCAAAGGCCACGTCCCCGTGGGTGACACAGGACACTGACAGCTGGGTCCCTATGTGAAGAGTGATGCCAAAAGCAATGTCCTGTGGGGTAATATGGGTTCCACCAAGGGTTGTGCCTGGTGAGATGGGGGATGCCAAGCGCTCTGTCCCCATGGGAGGAGGAGGCCAAGGGCTGTGGTGTTGCAGGGGACACTGAGGGTCCCCATGAGCTGGGGGGACCCCGAGGGCTGTACTCATGGAGGTCACTGAtgtctcctctccctgcaggtGAACGGGCTGGCGGCGCTGGGCAAGTACGAGGGCAGCGGGGACGACTCGGGGGCCGCCGGGCAGTCCCTGTACGTGGCCAACCACGCTTACTGAGCCCCTGTGTGCACCCCAGCGGCCCCCTCCCTGCACCGCTCACATCCCACTTCCCCCCCAGCCACCCCAGGGAGCCGCCACgcggggaggggaaggggagcgCGCCCCACGGGCGGCCCCACGCAGatgaaatggggggggggggtcctggttATACTCGGCCCCCTTGAAGAGAAACACCCGAGTGCCCCTGTTGGTGTGGGGGGCTCTGGCCAGGCCGCGTggtgggggggcaggaggggaggtcTGGGGGGCCGTGCCCCCGCCCTGCCGTAGCTTCGCAGTCCCGGTTGCTGCCGCCCTCGGGGCGCCTGTGTTGTGTTCGCCATGTGCACCCCATGTGTACCACATAGCCTAACAGCGAATAAACGGTAGAGACAGCGCCGCGCCGCCTCCTCCCTCGCCGCAAGGCACTGGGGCACCGTGCGCTGCCCCATCGCGGGCTGCCCCATCGCGGGCCGCCCCGTCCCTCGGTCCTGCTCACACGTGCAATGAGCTGTGCCCGGTCTCagcccacacacacacatagaggGACTACGGGAGCCCGGGGGGGGATGTGACCAGTGCTTCCTATGGGCTATGTGGTGTGAGGagcccctgggcagcctctgccCCTCCGCGGCCCCGtttcctgccccattcccaaccGCGGGGCTCAGATGCCCACAGGGGCAGCGCTTGTCCCTCCGCAGCACCCATAGCAGTCATGCAGCCAAGCCCCGCCTCCTCAGGCCACTGCCACGCTCTGATTGGCCCTTTTACCTGCCCATCTATGCCGCCGCTCCCCGATCTCCACGCCCATTGGCTGTTGTCAGGAAATGGGCGCTCCGAATGGCTGGGTTTGACATAGGCACCGCCCCGTCGGCTGAGGCAGGAAGGGAAGATGGCGACGGCGGCGGCGCTGGCGGCGGATGAAGCAGGTACCGGTAGCCCCGGTCCCCGCTCGCTGTGCCCGGGCCCCGGCCCCTCTCGCCGGTCCCGGTGCTGAGCGCTGTCCCCGCAGAGCGGGCGCGGGGCCGTCGGGCCGCGCTGTCCTTCGCGACCATCGccgtggtgctggggctgccgcTGTGGTGGAGGACGACCGAGACGTACCGAGCCGCGCTGCCCTACGGCGACATCGCGGGGCTGGGCCGGCTGCCGGTGAGTGGGGGCCGGGAGCGGGGTCCCCGGAGCAGCAGCTCGGGCTGACGCTGCCGCCGCTCAGTTCCAGCTCTCGGTGCCCGTCGCTGTGGTGTTCGCACCGGGGTCGCTGCCCCGGGACCTGCTGCGGGCGCTGCCGTTCAGGGACGTGCAGGAGATGGAGATCCCGGTGAACGGTGAGAGGCTGCGGGTGTCCCTGCGCAGGGGGGGTTCTGCCTTCCTGCCCTACATGCGATCACCACAGCGCCCGGTGGTGTACAGGGGAGGAATGGGGACGGCAACGTACCCAAGGTGCCATAGGGAAGAAACCGGCTCCTTTCCCTATGGACAGGGATGAAGTCAGCCCTTGGAGGGTGGGATGCACCCTGGGTGGCATGGGGCTGCCTTCCCATGAGGCTACGTGCCATGGTGGGTCACTCACTTGAGGTTGGTCCCCAAAGGATCCTGTGGTGTGTGTCCCCTGGGGCTGtcccttctccttcctagtTCTGTGAGGGATCAGGGAATCGGGTTCTGTCCCCTTCCTGTCAGTGAGAACCAGCGTCACATCCCGTTATGAGATGCTTTATCGCAGCACCACAGCTCAGGAGGAGGCAGCGCTGGATGCGGCTACTGCACGAGGTACCAGGAtgaggggctgggggagcagggggagcaACCTCCTCCTTCTgaggctgtgggatggggattGGAGTGGAATTCCCAACCCTTCTAACACCTCTATCTTCCCCAGAGGCTGACGCTGCTCTGCACCCGCTGCAGGGCACCTCCTTGGGCTCTCTGACCATGTACGTGGTTCCTGAAACCTCCCCTCTCCTGCCTCAGGTAGGGAGCAGCACCCCGTGGTGCAGCCTCTGCGTGCTTCACCCCTGAAAGGTGCCCTGGGGAGGCATCCGTCCCCAGGCTGTCCCACCAGGCACCATGGTGCTGTTCTCCACCGTGTTGGCAGGAGCCAGCCTTCATCCCTGCTTTTCCCAGGGTATCAATGCCTACGTGGGGAAGCACCGCAGTGCCCTGGTGAGGGCTGTGGGGACGCTGCCCGCCCTCCGCTCCCGTCTCCAGCAGCTCACTCAGGTGATGTCCTTCACTGCCAGCTCCATCACTGCTGCCCTCTCAGACCGTGTGCCCTATGGCCAGCCTGGCCCCGATGCCCGGAGGAACTTGAAATCGAGCCTGGGTATGGATGTGACCCTGCAGCCCCATTCCCTGACCTCTGTCTGTGGGGGACATCCCATTCCTGCTCTCCTTGTGCCATCCCTGGGTGTCTTCTGCGGTAACAGATACCAGGGTCTTCCCTTTGCCTTTGCTATGTGCTGGGGTATCGGTCCATGACCCCACCTTGGGTGGGAGCTTGGAGGAGGGTGTCTGCTCTTTCCCAGCCTCAGCATCCACAGGTACTGCCTGTGCTGGTGCCTCACAGCCTGCGTGTCCTTGGCAGGGTACGAGATCACCTTCAGCCTCCTGAACCCCGACCCCAAGTCCCACGATGTGCACTGGGCCATCGAGGATGCTGTGACCCGCTACGTGCAGCCCGTCCTGGACAAACTGAGCTTGGTGGCCAACTTCTCTGTTGATTCACAGGTGAGGGTTAGGAGAGGCGATGGGGAGAGCGCAGCCCCGCTGGCCCTGCGTGCCCTGGGacgtgctgctctgcagcaacaCCTCCACCGTGTGCCTGCAGATCCTGTACTATGCTGTCCTAGGAGTGACACCGCGCTACGACAAGATGTCCTCCAGCTTCCTCCTGAGCGCTCACAGCCTCCCACACGTCATCAACCCCGTGGAGGCCCGGCTGGGTGAGCACTGTGCTCCTGGCCAGGCTCTGCTGAGGTCCATGGCCTGTGCCCCTTCCACCCCTGGTGGCAGTGTGGGTGACCGAGCAAGCAGTGTCTTGCTGTGgaaggaggagcagggctgggttcTTCTCTCACCATCCCCACCATCCAGGGGGGTTCTTTGACTCTATCCCACTGCAGGCTCCAGCGCTGCCTCACTCTACCCTGTGCTGAACTTCCTGCTGTACATTCCGGAGCGCTCCCATTCTCCTCTGTATATCCAGGATAAGGATGGAGCCCCCGTGAGCACCAATGCCTTCCACAGCCCCCGCTGGGGTGGCATCATGGTAAGGGGTCATTGGGGTTGCTGGCCATGGTGGTGGCTCCTCATCCTCCCAGTGCTGGTggccctgccagccccagggctcCGGTGCCTCACTGACACATTCTCCTACAGGTTTACAATGTGGAAGCTCCTGCTTCCCCCCAAACCTCCTTCCCGCTGCATGTGGATGTGGACATGGCGCGAGTGATGGAGGTTTTCCTGGCCCAGCTCCGGTGAGGAtgttctcctccctccccaggcCTCTGTGTGCTCCTGTGGCACATGTGGAAATcagtggggttggaaccagGCCATCAAGGCACAGCTGAGCCCTGCTAGGACTGAATgaagcagggaaagggaagagcagggagCATGTGTGGGTCTGCAGGCTTGTGATATGGGCTGGAACCTTCCCTTTTATCCCAGATTACTGTTTGGGTTATCTCGGGAAGAGCTGCCCCCAGAGTTCCTGCTGGAGAGCCCTGGCAATGAGGGGCTGGCTGACTGGGAGCTGGACCGCCTGCTCTGGGCGCACACTGTGGAGAACATCGCCACCGTCTCCACCACCTTGACCTCCCTGGCCCAGCTCCTGGACAAGATCGGGAACATTGTCATCAAAGATGATGTTGCCTCTGAGGTAGGGCTGGAGCACCCTGAGGTGGGGTCcgggtgctgctgtgggtgagAGCCCAGGACCTGACCATTGGTGTTGTTCCCATGCAGGTGTACCAAGCAGTGGCCTCAGCACAGAGTGCCATGGACAAGCTGGCTGCAGGCCATCTGCACTCAGCCTTCCAGGCCAGCAAGGAGGCAGCCACGTCCTCGGAGCGAGCCTTCTTTGACCCATCTCTCCTCCATCTCCTCTACTTCCCTGATGACCAGAAGTTTGCCATCTACATCCCACTCTTCCTGCCCATGGCTGTCCCCATCCTCCTCTCCCTGGCCAAGATCATCCGGGAGACcaggcagaagaagaaagagccCACCAAGATGGACTGAACCCATTGTCCTGGTGCCCTGTCTTAGGGTTGGGGCTGTCCCTACCTCATGGAGCCTGTTGGCGTGGACCAGTGGCCCAGGAAGGTGCCCTGcaatggtgcagtgctgggagcagcagcttggCTCAGGCCTGCTGTGGCCAAGCTGCAGGAGTGGGAAGAGGCTGCTTTGAGGGGTGGGAAATGCTCTGGATCTGCAGAGATCAGCGAGGAGAGGCCCTGTGCTCTGtttggaacaagctgctctataaataaagacaaaaccCTGCTTGTGCTGGGGGCTGGTATGAGGCTGTGTGAACCTCTCATCTGTGTGGGTGCCCCATGTGCCCCACTATTGACTTACAGGGTCTGGCTTCTGTCTTAGGGATGTTTAGTCTAAAGCACTCGTTATGGGGGACAGTTACAAAGCTCAGCTTTTGGATGGCAATTAGTGGTGTCCATCTTGTTGGGGCAGTTAATCTGAATGGGGTCTGGTTCGTGTGGTCACTGTATTAGCCTGAGGCACTTGGGGAAGCGGTTATGGGGCTGATGACAGTGAGTAGCCCTGAagaggaggacttggggctgtCAGTTTATGCCAGTCCCCATGGCCTGGGTTCAATttgtgcttgagcccagaacccccatcatgtgctgggctgtaccccCAgggtgtgagcagcagctcggggaggggatcctgcccctctgctgcactctgtgGAGACCCCCCCCTGCaatcctgatccagctctggggcaacagcacaagagggacgtggagctgctggagcgaggccatggggatgctgcgagggctggagcagctctggatgCTCCGGACAAGAGCAACTTGGGTCCaactggggcagcctggacaagagaaggctcctgaaggggagacctgagagcagctcccgtgcctgaaggggctgcaggaaacccggagaggggctggggacaaGGGATGTGAGATCGAGCTCTGTGCCCCCCGGGGCTTGCCGGGGGAAGAGCCTTCTCCTCCCGCGGAGGGGCAGGGCCGGGCAGGGGGCGGAGCGGCGATGCCCCTCCCGGTGCGGCGGCgcgcagcggggccggggccgctcacaccggcggcggcggcggcggcggggccatGAAGGTGAAGAagagcggcggggccggggcggcggcggcgcgcaCCGAGGAGGAACTGGGCCGGAAAGCGCTCATCGGGCCCGATgatgtgctggggctgcagcggGTCACCAGCGGTGGGTACCGGGGGTGCCGCTGAGGACCATGGGATGCCGGACCGGGAGGGCTcgggctggggatgctgccgTCCCCTCTCCACCTCCTAGGGATGCTCAAGCTGTAGaagccccccccggcccctaGGCTGGGGTCAAAGATGGGGAGATGGTACTGGGTGCTCTCCTCATCACCCCTCTTCTCTGTCTGTGCTCAAGATGACCCCCAcatcagtggggctggggggtgtcATCGAGGGGGGGGCGTCATCGAGGGGGGGGCTTCTCTGCGGTCCCAGTTTCCCCTTTCCCAGCATAGCGTCACTGGTCTTGAGAGCATCCTCGGGAGCGTGGcggctgtggggggggggttgttgtgCTTGGCAGAATGATCAGACAGGACCAGGTGGCACAGCAGGCTGGCAGAAGGCATGTCCCAGCAATACCCAGTgctctcctgccccactgccccccagAAAGGCGTTTTTGCATATCCAGGGCCCTTTAGGTTGTCTCTGTGCTGGCGGCAGGTTGTGCAGGGGGAGAAGACTTGGGGCAGGGAGGATGGAGCTGGTCTGAGTGTTCTCTTTGCCTTGGAGCGCTCTGTGGCGT
Coding sequences within it:
- the ALDOC gene encoding fructose-bisphosphate aldolase C produces the protein MTHQYPALTAEQKKELSDIALRIVAPGKGILAADESVGSMAKRLNQIGVENTEENRRLYRQILFSADSRVKKCIGGVIFFHETMYQKADDGTPFVQMIKDKGIVVGIKVDKGVVPLAGTDGETTTQGLDGLSERCAQYKKDGADFAKWRCVLKISDNTPSPLAIMENANVLARYASICQQNGIVPIVEPEILPDGDHDLKRCQYVTEKVLAAVYKALSDHHVYLEGTLLKPNMVTPGHSCPTKYSPEEIAMATVTALRRTVPPAVPGVTFLSGGQSEEEASINLNAINTCPLMRPWALTFSYGRALQASALSAWRGQRDNATAATEEFVKRAEVNGLAALGKYEGSGDDSGAAGQSLYVANHAY
- the PIGS gene encoding GPI transamidase component PIG-S; the encoded protein is MATAAALAADEAERARGRRAALSFATIAVVLGLPLWWRTTETYRAALPYGDIAGLGRLPFQLSVPVAVVFAPGSLPRDLLRALPFRDVQEMEIPVNVRTSVTSRYEMLYRSTTAQEEAALDAATAREADAALHPLQGTSLGSLTMYVVPETSPLLPQGINAYVGKHRSALVRAVGTLPALRSRLQQLTQVMSFTASSITAALSDRVPYGQPGPDARRNLKSSLGYEITFSLLNPDPKSHDVHWAIEDAVTRYVQPVLDKLSLVANFSVDSQILYYAVLGVTPRYDKMSSSFLLSAHSLPHVINPVEARLGSSAASLYPVLNFLLYIPERSHSPLYIQDKDGAPVSTNAFHSPRWGGIMVYNVEAPASPQTSFPLHVDVDMARVMEVFLAQLRLLFGLSREELPPEFLLESPGNEGLADWELDRLLWAHTVENIATVSTTLTSLAQLLDKIGNIVIKDDVASEVYQAVASAQSAMDKLAAGHLHSAFQASKEAATSSERAFFDPSLLHLLYFPDDQKFAIYIPLFLPMAVPILLSLAKIIRETRQKKKEPTKMD